The window TActcacatcagagagagttctgggaacATGCAAGGGTTGAGACCGTAGATGACAGGAAGGTTATTGTAAGTACTGTTTGTGGTCAGGAGATTAAGATATCTGAAGATACGATTCGAAACACTTTCTTGTTCGAGGATGATGAGAACATGCCGAAGAAGTTGTCAAAGACAAAGAATACTGGATGTGTGTTAAGATGCAAATATGCTGGTGATATAACGAGAGCAACGATTAAAAGAAGTAGATTCACTCCACCGTATAGATATTTATCGCTTGTTGTGCTGAGGTGTTGAAGTTCGTTACAAGGAGGGTTTGATGAACTGAGCGAGATCTATCAAGGAATATTTGCTGCGTTGGTTTTGAAGGCTGATTTCAATTTCTCGGGTGTTATCTTTGATCTACTGGTGGAGAATGTGACGAGCAAGTCATATTTGATTTATCCGAGGTTCTTACAAATTATGATCAACCGTCAAACTGTTGATTTGCCAAGATTGAGGAAAGATGTCATTGATTTGAAGCATATGACAGATCTTACTTTCAATCGACTGAATCAGATGAAAAGTGCTAATGATGGCAAGCTTGTGTGTCATCTTGCTAAAGAAACTTATCAGTGTCCTCCAGGGAAGAAGTGGAGAAATGAAAATAGCTTATCTGATCGAGAGCCTGATTTTGAGGTAGCGAGTAGTGATGAAGAAGTGGAACAACCAGTGAATACTCAAGCTGCTGGTGGGTCAGGTGCTGGTGGATTAGTTAGTGAGACTGGTGATGTTAATTCTAATGTTGGTGTTGAGGAAGCTTCAAGGGGATCAAAACGgagaatggttgaagatgagagttctcaGGTCTCAACAAAGCTGAAATTGAAAAGGAGGTTCAAGTTGGTTTACAAAGATGCTGGTGGATCATCAGCTGGAACTCAACCGGTGACGCCGACACCGCAGACTCAAGGACAACAAACTTCACAACAGCAACATCCATCAACACAACAGTCACCACCTGTGGTTCAACAAGTTTCCCAAGAGACTGTTTCTACTCCTACTCCGGGGGCTCCAACTCATCCTGGAACAGAAGGAGGTGTTAGTTCCTCGACTCTCCGAAATTTAAATGATTTATATGTTCAAGCTATGGCTGATAACTTGAGAATGAGGAAGGAAATGGATGAGAAGATTGAGCAGCTGAAGGAGGAGAATCGTGTTAAGACTGAGGATGTTACACGGTTATCGTTGCATGTTGACATGTTGCAAAGAAAAGTTGGTGATCAATCGTTGTTATTAACTGATGCGAAATGAGAAGCTTCTCAAGCTAAGGAGTTGGCTGCATCAGCTCTTGCTAAGATGACTGCGTGGGAAGAGAAGTTTGATCTGTTTGAGATGCCTAAGGATGAGACTGATAACCGAATGGTGGACGCTCTTGGTTCCTCCAAAGCTACATCACTGTTagtaattcctcttaaaattgattatagttttagtgatttcttttctaaacaggatgagctcaagcattctgttgtttatgatgaacTAGAAGAAGGAGAGATCCCTCACAACCTCTCTAGAGAAGAGCTAGATGaactggtgcgtctagagcaagaggaagctaaagctgctgacacacagtccgacgattctccatctgaggatgattcttttggccctGAGGTTACAGAGGGTTTTAGCGATAGAGATATAGATGATTTAGCTGAGGATGTTACTCATGAAGATTTTCCTACATATCAAAATGATAagaatgaagatcttcctggttttgaggaGTTGTTTAGAACAAATGATGAACTTTTGGATCGAAAGTGTAAAGAGAAAGAACGAACTGAAGTCCTGCCTGAAGGATTTTTGCCAGTCAAATATCATAAGGAAAGAACTGAAAAGTTGGAAGTTGATTGGAGAGATATCTTGAGGATCAGAAAGTATTGTGAGAAACCGAAGCTTGAGCCGaagtatttgaagatgattaatCTGAGAAAGAGTGCGAAAGGAAGAATTCTAGCATGGGCCTACATTGAAAAATTCAACATGTTTGCAGTTAAGCGAGAGTTTGGCGTTGATTATTTCAAACATGGTCAAGAATTCAAGTCACTACCGTACTTTGAGCTAATGCAGATTGCCAGGTTAAGAATgttgtattgtggaatgaacgatcgATCTTCGTTGCTGGTGAAGAAGATTCGAATTGCATTTAATTCGaagaattgggaaggttttaggccacagtttcctaggatcagttacaaagttaatcctagaactggtgaatctcgaaggattgtaaagtacaagcgggcaaagactatgaagaaggtaccattgaggaaattgccgcaaaattggagtcagaggttcagatggtggttttacgatgatcgttctgaagaagctgtgattgttttggataagatgaaagaggatgatattgaatgcattcgtgtgttggatccgatttggttaagaaactgtaccgaggctgataTTTTCACGTTGTATTATAACCGTATGCTCTATCGACGAGAGAACAAGGTGCAAGCTGAACAGTATGTGAAAGTAGCTAAGCTGTGTTACTTGAACAACATGGTAATTGATCCGTACGAATGAATTGGATGACGACTGAAGACTTTTGATATAGAACTAGGTctaagggggagtttgttggtgcataatcccgagttctatgaTGTAATAAGTTCTATTTGTATTATCGTTTACATTTCAGTCGTGTATAAACATTGTCATTGATACTGTGTGTTTGAATTGATTAAGCAATGACGTAAAATGGTTCGAGctgtttggttggcagctcagaccatcgaccgatggtagagaccatcggtcgaggtACTATCACAATCGGCCgtaggtcagagaccaccggccAATGGTCGCTGTAACTTTATATAAATACGGGTGTCGGGTTACATTGTTATTTTACACACCTACACCCCCTAGCCGTCGTATTTCGCTGTTACTATTGTCCCAGACcataccccaaccgaatacaatcatCTAGGAGTCGATTACATCAACAtattgttggttagattgatcTCAAAGTGAAACTCGTATTCGATTCATCATAGTTTATTGTTTTCCGCCCTTATTCTAAGTTTAACGTTTAATCTAAGGTCCTAGATCGTCTACAGTTAATATGTCGCTAAAATAACAATTTAGTCTTTCTAATAGGGATGTTATCGTTGACATTGTAAAAAGAAGTAACCATCGTTGAGAACGACCTTAATTTCTAATTTTATTGTGTAATTTTTTATAGTGTAGGATTAAAAATCTTATTTTGTCAATTAACCGTTAAACTCAATTTACCAAACGGCACCGTCCACTGAACCTTCCTCCCACTCTATAAAATCCCAATATCCCTCTTTATTCTCCGCATATAATTCTCTCTCCAAATCTCATCCTCCCATCTTCAATTCTCAATTCAAAACCCTAAAATTAAAAACATATTCCAAACGCATTATCCCCCTTTTATTTCTCACCATCAAATTCACTATTTAAAATCAAAAAAATGGCCATGGCTTACTCAAATAAACCCACCGCCACCACACAACCAATGACATCATCCCAACCCCCTCCACTCATCCTCACCCAAGACGAACTCAAAAAAATCGCCGCATACAAAGCCGTTGAATTCGTTTCATCCAACATGATCCTCGGATTAGGAACCGGGTCCACCGCAAAACATGCAATCGATCGCATCGGCCAACTCCTCAAACAAGGTAAACTAACTAACATTATCGGTATCCCTACTTCAACACAAACACATGAACAAGCTTTATCATTAGGTATTCCTCTTTCGGATCTTGATACCCACCCGGTTCTTGATTTAGCAATTGACGGTGCAGATGAAGTCGACCCGGATATGAATTTGGTTAAGGGTCGGGGCGGGTCGTTACTTAGGGAAAAAATGATTGAAGGTTGTTGTAAGAaatttgttgtgattgttgatgaatCTAAACTTGTGGATTATGTGGGTGGGAGTGGGTTAGCTATGCCTGTTGAAATTGTGCCGTTTTGTTGGCAATTTACGGCCAAAAAGCTTCAATCTTTGTTTGATGAAAGTGGGTGCGTTGCTAAACTTAGGGTTAAGGGTGAAAAACCTTATGTAACGGATAATGGGAATTATATAATTGATTTGTATTTTAAGAAAGATATTGGGGATTTGAAGGATGCTGGTGATAAGATTTTAAGGTTGGCTGGTGTTGTGGAACATGGAATGTTTATTGATATGGCTACTACTTTGATTGTTGCTGGCGAAATGGGCGTTACGGTTAGGAATAAGTAGTCGTTTTTTTCATTTGTTTTATTAGAATTTTATGTTAATTTTGTTATGCTGTTGTG of the Rutidosis leptorrhynchoides isolate AG116_Rl617_1_P2 chromosome 5, CSIRO_AGI_Rlap_v1, whole genome shotgun sequence genome contains:
- the LOC139847180 gene encoding probable ribose-5-phosphate isomerase 2, with the protein product MAMAYSNKPTATTQPMTSSQPPPLILTQDELKKIAAYKAVEFVSSNMILGLGTGSTAKHAIDRIGQLLKQGKLTNIIGIPTSTQTHEQALSLGIPLSDLDTHPVLDLAIDGADEVDPDMNLVKGRGGSLLREKMIEGCCKKFVVIVDESKLVDYVGGSGLAMPVEIVPFCWQFTAKKLQSLFDESGCVAKLRVKGEKPYVTDNGNYIIDLYFKKDIGDLKDAGDKILRLAGVVEHGMFIDMATTLIVAGEMGVTVRNK